The Hypanus sabinus isolate sHypSab1 chromosome 3, sHypSab1.hap1, whole genome shotgun sequence genome contains a region encoding:
- the LOC132390696 gene encoding P2Y purinoceptor 8-like, translating to MNTTTPTLGNETLDSETLEMLNSTVIQITVPTVYLAIIVIGLPSNGISLGLLCFRTHPKTPLVIFMINLAITDLLLAVFLPFQVAYHLNKNNWIFGKSHCTFVSTLFYANMYCSILTMTFISIERYLGVAFPIWYKTMWKRKHAVIACLGIWATLLIVLLPFEYSDLTFNVRQLQIITCFDVLKKNMLPDQYAWGFFLFTLFVLLFLIPFSITIVCYVLVILKLSQNSHTRERQKKRRAIYLAITVLSVFIVCFLPSNITLLIHIILRLVYNKGCYTAYKLTLLLSCFNSCLNPFIFCFASSDFQKCIYQLLNWRQLHDGNDSVPLPSGRPSTTSI from the coding sequence ATGAATACAACAACGCCAACGCTGGGCAATGAAACACTGGACAGCGAAACACTGGAAATGCTGAACAGcactgtcatccaaatcactgttCCCACTGTTTACCTGGCCATCATCGTCATTGGTCTGCCCAGCAACGGCATCTCCTTGGGACTGCTTTGCTTCCGAACCCATCCCAAGACACCCTTGGTCATTTTCATGATCAACCTAGCAATCACCGACCTCCTACTTGCCGTCTTCCTGCCCTTCCAGGTTGCCTACCACCTAAACAAGAACAACTGGATTTTTGGCAAGAGCCACTGCACCTTTGTCAGCACGTTATTTTATGCTAACATGTATTGCTCCATCTTGACAATGACATTTATTAGTATCGAACGCTATCTCGGAGTTGCCTTTCCAATATGGTACAAAACCATGTGGAAAAGAAAGCATGCAGTGATTGCTTGCCTGGGAATATGGGCAACTTTGCTGATTGTTCTACTGCCTTTCGAATACAGTGATTTAACATTTAATGTTCGGCAGCTCCAGATTATTACTTGTTTTGATGTACTTAAGAAAAATATGCTTCCTGATCAATATGCATGGGGATTTTTCCTGTTCACCCTATTTGTTCTGCTCTTCCTGATCCCATTTAGCATCACCATTGTATGCTATGTGTTAGTCATACTGAAACTCTCCCAGAATTCTCACACAAGGGAGCgtcagaagaaaagaagagcgaTATACTTAGCCATTACTGTGCTTTCAGTTTTCATCGTGTGCTTTCTCCCCAGCAATATCACCCTCTTAATTCACATCATACTGAGGCTTGTCTATAATAAGGGTTGCTACACAGCCTACAAGCTGACCTTGTTACTCAGCTGTTTCAACAGCTGTCTCAATCCATTTATTTTCTGCTTTGCTTCCTCAGATTTCCAGAAATGCATCTACCAGTTACTAAATTGGAGGCAGTTGCATGATGGGAATGACTCagtcccacttccatcaggaaggCCTAGTACAACTTCGATTTAA